One Xyrauchen texanus isolate HMW12.3.18 chromosome 2, RBS_HiC_50CHRs, whole genome shotgun sequence genomic window carries:
- the LOC127659441 gene encoding switch-associated protein 70-like isoform X1, translating to MSFTGAPISSTSFTMISQEEILKPIWHAFTALDIDRNGKVSKSQLKVLSYNLCTILRIPHKSSALEEHFQEDNMGPVSTQGYMPYLNTFILNKIQPNFDFAELNKMCWTLCAPKRISSKQLLISGVDAFKVWCIFNFLSDDKYPLHIVTEEIEYLLRKLLASMSCSWNEGRFEDYKMQLSVKKHNLNAWELIDLIGMGHFTKGINPQIVTMGINEVYRELTLDIIKQGYMMKKGHKRKNWTERWFELHLSYMAYYVSEDLTEQKGCISLDCNCRVESLPDKDGRRNLFIIKCIEKCFEISAPDKKLKQEWIQAIEDCIFRTMQGLSSSHREARQKRREQRNQMKAEQETIESRMRELQLANRSKQAQLEAMSKASSSVACPVNQNLQDAAVRDVLEKQRRFQNQTELLDQYKKDLEQEKMARKQVEEQVAEKSSQLELYWQRMKELEEMYSQLKEALEDERQAKQDEKALHQLQARLLEEETSKKLELEQIYLVQQEVIYQSQKEKKELEKERLEKERALQDAKKQLESLEKQRQGAQEEYKAVTMKLQRATNKTKAWKHKVTDHEGLIRLIQPGTKSPLKISNWGQAAFTNAELDQMEKKWKEGKDKSHDGE from the exons ATGAGTTTTACAGGCGCTCCGATATCATCCACTTCATTTACCATGATATCCCAGGAAGAAATACTCAAGCCCATATGGCACGCCTTTACTGCACTGGATATAGACCGAAACGGCAAAGTTTCAAAATCCCAGCTAAAG GTGCTGTCTTACAACTTGTGCACCATACTGAGAATCCCCCATAAATCTTCAGCCCTGGAAGAGCACTTTCAAGAAGATAATATGGGACCAGTGTCGACTCAAGGGTACATGCCCTACCTGAACACGTTCATACTAAATAAG ATCCAGCCCAACTTTGATTTCGCCGAACTGAATAAGATGTGCTGGACTCTGTGTGCACCAAAGCGCATCAGCAGCAAGCAGCTGCTCATCTCTGGAGTTGATGCCTTCAAGGTGTGGTGTATCttcaacttcctgtctgatgATAAATATCCATTACATATAGTCACAGAAGAG ATCGAGTACTTACTGCGCAAGCTGTTAGCATCAATGAGTTGCAGCTGGAATGAGGGCAGGTTTGAAGACTACAAAATGCAGCTGAGTGTAAAGAAGCATAATCTCAATGCCTGGGAGCTGATTGACCTTATTGGCATGGGTCATTTCACCAAGGGCATAAATCCTCAGATCGTCACCATGGGAATCAATGAGGTCTATCGGGAACTTACACTGGATATTATAAAACAG GGCTATATGATGAAAAAAGGGCACAAAAGGAAAAACTGGACCGAGCGATGGTTTGAGCTACATCTCTCCTACATGGCATATTATGTGAGTGAAGACCTCACTGAGCAGAAGGGATGTATTTCACTGGATTGCAACTGCCGTGTTGAG TCCTTACCAGACAAAGATGGGAGGAGAAACCTCTTCATTATAAAATGCATTGAAAAATGTTTTGAGATCAGTGCACCGGATAAAAAGTTAAAACAGGAGTGGATTCAAG CCATCGAGGACTGCATTTTCCGCACAATGCAAGGCCTTTCCTCCTCACACCGTGAGGCCAGACAGAAACGAAGGGAACAGAGGAACCAAATGAAAGCAGAACAGGAGACCATAGAGAGCAGAATGAGAGAGCTGCAACTGGCCAACCGAAGCAAGCAGGCCCAGCTGGAGGCCATGAGTAAG GCCTCATCGTCTGTTGCATGTCCAGTAAATCAG AATCTACAGGATGCAGCAGTCAGGGATGTTTTAGAGAAACAGAGAAGATTTCAAAATCAAACAGAACTTCTGGACCAGTACAAAAAGGACCTGGAGCAAGAGAAAATG GCTCGAAAGCAGGTGGAAGAGCAGGTGGCTGAAAAGTCCAGCCAATTGGAGCTGTACTGGCAGCGTATGAAGGAACTGGAAGAAATGTACAGTCAACTGAAAGAAGCACTAGAGGATGAGAGGCAGGCCAAACAGGACGAAAAAGCTCTGCACCAGTTGCAGGCCAG GCTTCTTGAAGAGGAGACAAGCAAGAAGCTTGAATTGGAGCAGATTTACTTGGTGCAGCAGGAGGTCATATATCAGTCTCAAAAGGAGAAAAAGGAGCTGGAGAAGGAGCGGTTGGAGAAGGAGCGTGCCCTGCAGGATGCAAAGAAGCAGCTAGAGAGCCTGGAAAAGCAGAGACAGGGGGCGCAAGAGGAGTACAAG gCAGTTACAATGAAATTGCAGCGGGCTACTAACAAGACAAAGGCGTGGAAACACAAAGTCACCGATCATGAGGGCTTAATACGACTCATTCAACCAG GCACCAAGTCTCCTTTAAAAATTAGCAACTGGGGACAGGCAGCTTTCACTAATGCAGAGTTGGATCAGATGGAGAAGAAGTGGAAAGAGGGCAAGGATAAATCACATGATGGAGAGTAA
- the LOC127659441 gene encoding switch-associated protein 70-like isoform X2: MSFTGAPISSTSFTMISQEEILKPIWHAFTALDIDRNGKVSKSQLKVLSYNLCTILRIPHKSSALEEHFQEDNMGPVSTQGYMPYLNTFILNKIQPNFDFAELNKMCWTLCAPKRISSKQLLISGVDAFKVWCIFNFLSDDKYPLHIVTEEIEYLLRKLLASMSCSWNEGRFEDYKMQLSVKKHNLNAWELIDLIGMGHFTKGINPQIVTMGINEVYRELTLDIIKQGYMMKKGHKRKNWTERWFELHLSYMAYYVSEDLTEQKGCISLDCNCRVESLPDKDGRRNLFIIKCIEKCFEISAPDKKLKQEWIQAIEDCIFRTMQGLSSSHREARQKRREQRNQMKAEQETIESRMRELQLANRSKQAQLEAMSKNLQDAAVRDVLEKQRRFQNQTELLDQYKKDLEQEKMARKQVEEQVAEKSSQLELYWQRMKELEEMYSQLKEALEDERQAKQDEKALHQLQARLLEEETSKKLELEQIYLVQQEVIYQSQKEKKELEKERLEKERALQDAKKQLESLEKQRQGAQEEYKAVTMKLQRATNKTKAWKHKVTDHEGLIRLIQPGTKSPLKISNWGQAAFTNAELDQMEKKWKEGKDKSHDGE, from the exons ATGAGTTTTACAGGCGCTCCGATATCATCCACTTCATTTACCATGATATCCCAGGAAGAAATACTCAAGCCCATATGGCACGCCTTTACTGCACTGGATATAGACCGAAACGGCAAAGTTTCAAAATCCCAGCTAAAG GTGCTGTCTTACAACTTGTGCACCATACTGAGAATCCCCCATAAATCTTCAGCCCTGGAAGAGCACTTTCAAGAAGATAATATGGGACCAGTGTCGACTCAAGGGTACATGCCCTACCTGAACACGTTCATACTAAATAAG ATCCAGCCCAACTTTGATTTCGCCGAACTGAATAAGATGTGCTGGACTCTGTGTGCACCAAAGCGCATCAGCAGCAAGCAGCTGCTCATCTCTGGAGTTGATGCCTTCAAGGTGTGGTGTATCttcaacttcctgtctgatgATAAATATCCATTACATATAGTCACAGAAGAG ATCGAGTACTTACTGCGCAAGCTGTTAGCATCAATGAGTTGCAGCTGGAATGAGGGCAGGTTTGAAGACTACAAAATGCAGCTGAGTGTAAAGAAGCATAATCTCAATGCCTGGGAGCTGATTGACCTTATTGGCATGGGTCATTTCACCAAGGGCATAAATCCTCAGATCGTCACCATGGGAATCAATGAGGTCTATCGGGAACTTACACTGGATATTATAAAACAG GGCTATATGATGAAAAAAGGGCACAAAAGGAAAAACTGGACCGAGCGATGGTTTGAGCTACATCTCTCCTACATGGCATATTATGTGAGTGAAGACCTCACTGAGCAGAAGGGATGTATTTCACTGGATTGCAACTGCCGTGTTGAG TCCTTACCAGACAAAGATGGGAGGAGAAACCTCTTCATTATAAAATGCATTGAAAAATGTTTTGAGATCAGTGCACCGGATAAAAAGTTAAAACAGGAGTGGATTCAAG CCATCGAGGACTGCATTTTCCGCACAATGCAAGGCCTTTCCTCCTCACACCGTGAGGCCAGACAGAAACGAAGGGAACAGAGGAACCAAATGAAAGCAGAACAGGAGACCATAGAGAGCAGAATGAGAGAGCTGCAACTGGCCAACCGAAGCAAGCAGGCCCAGCTGGAGGCCATGAGTAAG AATCTACAGGATGCAGCAGTCAGGGATGTTTTAGAGAAACAGAGAAGATTTCAAAATCAAACAGAACTTCTGGACCAGTACAAAAAGGACCTGGAGCAAGAGAAAATG GCTCGAAAGCAGGTGGAAGAGCAGGTGGCTGAAAAGTCCAGCCAATTGGAGCTGTACTGGCAGCGTATGAAGGAACTGGAAGAAATGTACAGTCAACTGAAAGAAGCACTAGAGGATGAGAGGCAGGCCAAACAGGACGAAAAAGCTCTGCACCAGTTGCAGGCCAG GCTTCTTGAAGAGGAGACAAGCAAGAAGCTTGAATTGGAGCAGATTTACTTGGTGCAGCAGGAGGTCATATATCAGTCTCAAAAGGAGAAAAAGGAGCTGGAGAAGGAGCGGTTGGAGAAGGAGCGTGCCCTGCAGGATGCAAAGAAGCAGCTAGAGAGCCTGGAAAAGCAGAGACAGGGGGCGCAAGAGGAGTACAAG gCAGTTACAATGAAATTGCAGCGGGCTACTAACAAGACAAAGGCGTGGAAACACAAAGTCACCGATCATGAGGGCTTAATACGACTCATTCAACCAG GCACCAAGTCTCCTTTAAAAATTAGCAACTGGGGACAGGCAGCTTTCACTAATGCAGAGTTGGATCAGATGGAGAAGAAGTGGAAAGAGGGCAAGGATAAATCACATGATGGAGAGTAA